In Hypomesus transpacificus isolate Combined female unplaced genomic scaffold, fHypTra1 scaffold_257, whole genome shotgun sequence, one DNA window encodes the following:
- the LOC124462874 gene encoding LOW QUALITY PROTEIN: cartilage acidic protein 1-like (The sequence of the model RefSeq protein was modified relative to this genomic sequence to represent the inferred CDS: deleted 1 base in 1 codon), whose amino-acid sequence MLGSFSWLLLLALNGRGLAQGSEPMFQSVTGTVLPPDNQHNPTQLNYGMAVTDVDGDGDLEVVVAGYNGPNLVLKYDRELNRLVNIAVDDRTSPFYALRDTGGNAIGVTACDVDGDGREEIYFLNTNNAYSGQATYSDKLFKFRNGRFEDLLSDDINRAVASRLAGRSVACVDRKGTGHYAVYVANYARGSVGAHALIEMDVDASDPGKGIVALSDVAPAAGVNKLTGGRGVVVGPIVSQTRLDVFCDNENGPNFLFRNIGDGTFSNVAQQAGVEDSFQHGRGVALADFNGDGKTDIVYGNWNGPHRLYLQDGNQKFRNIASSAFASPSPVRTVIAADFDNDKELEVFFNNIAYRGDSPNRLFRVSRRADADPLIQELDVGEAAEPQGRGTGATVTDFDGDGLLDLLVSHGESSAQPISVFKTSQGSTNHWLRVIPRTQHGAFARGAKVTVFTNQSGALTRIIDGGSGYLCEMEPVAHFGLGQDEVSVVEVYWPDGSSMTRALQPGEMNSLVEVTYPKEGEETVLANDTKCGDGFTVKNGHCAGV is encoded by the exons ATGTTAGGTTCCTtctcctggctcctcctcctggccctAAATGGGCGGGGCTTGGCCCAGGGTTCCGAGCCCATGTTCCAATCGGTGACGGGCACGGTCCTGCCCCCTGACAACCAGCACAACCCCACGCAGCTGAATTATGGGATGGCCGTAACTGACGTGGATGGAGACGGAGACCTTGAGGTGGTGgtggcagg CTACAACGGCCCTAACCTGGTCCTGAAGTACGACCGCGAGCTCAACCGGCTGGTGAACATCGCCGTGGACGACCGCACCTCGCCGTTCTACGCGCTGCGGGACACCGGGGGCAACGCCATC GGGGTGACGGCGTGCGACGTGGacggggatgggagagaggagatctACTTCCTCAACACCAACAACGCCTACTctg GCCAGGCCACCTACTCTGACAAACTGTTCAAGTTCCGGAACGGACGCTTCGAGGACCTGCTGAGTGATGACATCAACCGAGCTGTGGCCAGTCGGCTGGCAGGGCGCTCAGTGGCTTGTGTAGACAGGAAG GGCACAGGGCACTATGCAGTCTACGTAGCTAACTATGCCAGGGGCAGTGTGGGCGCTCACGCCCTGATAGAGATGGACGTGGACGCCAGCGACCCGGGCAAGGGCATTGTCGCCCTGTCTGACGTAGCCCCTGCCGCCGGGGTCAACAAGctcacag GTGGGCGAGGCGTGGTGGTTGGACCAATCGTGAGCCAGACGAGGTTGGACGTGTTCTGCGACAACGAGAAcggacccaacttcctgttccgGAACATCGGAGATGGAACCTTCTCCAACGTGGCCCAACAGgccg GGGTGGAGGACAGTTTCCAGCATGGTCGTGGCGTAGCGCTGGCCGACTTTAACGGAGACGGGAAGACCGACATCGTCTACGGCAACTGGAACGGACCACACCGCCTCTACCTGCAGGACGGCAACCAGAAGTTCAGG aacaTTGCTTCCAGTGCGTTCGCTTCCCCGTCTCCAGTCCGCACTGTGATCGCTGCTGACTTTGACAACGACAAGGAGCTGGAAGTCTTCTTCAACAACATCGCATATAGAGGAGATTCTCCCAACCGCctcttcag GGTGTCCAGGAGAGCAGATGCTGATCCTCTGATCCAGGAGCTGGATGTGGGGGAGGCTGCTGAACCCCAGGGAAGAGGCACAG gtgcCACGGTAACAGACTTTGATGGAGACGGCCTGCTGGACTTGCTGGTGTCTCATGGGGAGTCTTCAGCTCAGCCCATCTCTGTGTTCAAGACCTCACag GGTTCGACCAATCACTGGCTCCGTGTGATCCCTCGTACCCAACATGGGGCCTTCGCACGCGGTGCCAAGGTTACAGTTTTCACCAATCAGAGTGGAGCCCTCACACGCATCATCGATGGCGGCTCCGGATACCTCTGTGAGATGGAGCCAGTTGCTCACTTCGGACTGG GTCAGGATGAGGTCAGCGTGGTGGAAGTCTACTGGCCAGACGGCAGTTCCATGACCCGTGCCCTGCAGCCTGGAGAGATGAACTCATTGGTCGAGGTCACCTATCCTAAGGAAGGGGAGGAAACAGTGCTGGCCAATGACACAAAG TGTGGAGATGGATTCACAGTCAAGAACGGCCACTGTGCAG gtgtCTGA
- the r3hcc1l gene encoding coiled-coil domain-containing protein R3HCC1L has product MEGEQPEGDSVQSQTPTSRSKKPEKNRQGASGQSGPKDKPQAQGEAKPKPRPRYTDKARKNAKNKKDKAGKGGEEGKIPESESQSEERLPEGEGPQGDGQPPTTNDGADVEAGSNLEVGNQGNGALAEGEEEEEEEEEEDSWDTLFNDEGECLEPHVVEELSGRAGRKKASTQEARGDRGGEGDQDGDVDLSEDELAHIVEIYDFPDGFKTEDLLKSFQAYQQRGFDIQWIDDSHALALFSHPVTAREALRTTHPLLKVRSLAKASVTTRAKARSCSDYLLPSKERPPTSAALARRLVIGALGVKSNQTQEGREAEKKKLQEAREQKRLAAKQRDDAWEGN; this is encoded by the exons ATGGAGGGTGAGCAGCCGGAGGGAGACAGCGTTCAGAGCCAGACCCCCACGTCTCGTTCCAAGAAGCCAGAGAAGAACCGCCAGGGTGCCTCGGGTCAGAGTGGCCCCAAAGACAAGCCCCAAGCCCAGGGAGAAGCCAAACCCAAGCCCAGGCCCCGGTACACGGACAAGGCCCGTAAGAACGCCAAGAACAAGAAGGACAAGGctgggaaaggaggagaagagggcaaGATCCCTGAAAGTGAAAGCCAATCAGAGGAGAGGTTACCAGAAGGGGAGGGGCCTCAGGGTGACGGTCAGCCTCCCACAACCAATGATGGAGCAGATGTAGAGGCGGGCTCCAATCTGGAGGTGGGTAACCAAGGTAACGGTGCCCTggcggagggagaggaagaggaggaggaggaagaggaggaggacagttgGGACACCCTGTTTAACGATGAAGGAGAGTGTTTGGAACCACATGTGGTTGAAGAG ctgtcCGGGCGCGCTGGCAGGAAGAAGGCGTCCACCCAGGAGGCCAGGGGTGACCGAGGCGGAGAGGGCGACCAGGACGGAGACGTGGACCTGAGTGAGGACGAGCTGGCTCACATCGTGGAGATCTACGACTTCCCCGATGGCTTCAAGACCGAGGATCTGCTCAAGTCCTTCCAGGCCTACCA ACAGAGAGGGTTTGATATCCAGTGGATCGATGACTCTCATGCCCTGGCCTTGTTCTCCCACCCTGTAACAG ctcGTGAGGCCCTCAGGACTACACACCCTCTTTTGAAGGTCAGGTCTCTCGCCAAGGCATCTGTTACCACCAGAGCCAAGGCCCGCAGCTGCTCAG actacCTGCTCCCCAGTAAGGAACGCCCCCCGACTAGCGCCGCCCTGGCACGCCGCCTGGTGATTGGTGCTCTGGGCGTCAAGAGCAACCAGACCCAGGAGGGTCGCGAGGCGGAGAAGAAGAAGCTGCAGGAGGCCAGGG aACAGAAGCGTCTGGCAGCCAAACAGAGGGATGACGCCTGGGAGGGCAACTGA